In Acaryochloris sp. CCMEE 5410, the following proteins share a genomic window:
- a CDS encoding heavy metal translocating P-type ATPase — protein sequence MQHQHHHGHNQHSHGSHGGHDKHAGHSPEMFKNRFFICLVLTIPVLYFSPAFQAWFNYQAIQLPGSNWINPILATVIYFYGGWVFIRGSWREIKGKIGMMTLISLAITVAFVYSLAVTIGLEGEPFFWELVTLIDIMLLGHWIEMASVQGASRALEQLAKLMPSTAHRLIGSEIEDVPLEELREGDLILIRPGEQVPIDGVVVEGASSANEAFLTGESRPVNKREGDEVVTGAVNGEGALKAEVIRTGDQTALSQIMRLVEEAQNSRSKYQVLADKAAYWLTLIAIAVGTLTFVVWLSTEEGLVFAINRTVTVLVIACPHALGLAIPLVIVNGTAIAAKNGILVRNREAFERAKTIKYAAFDKTGTLTEGRFGVQRIYTEGLSDEQALAIATALESLSEHPLAQAVVEAAHQLRVQSPTVNDFKAVPGMGVEGVINGKTYRVGRPEWPKDLGFYFSSELERGLAKAESRGESVIALMDENQTLALFALADRVRDSARELVHSLDSIGVQVAMITGDAKAVAQAVATDLGIKRFYARVLPQDKVRIVKELKAEGATVFTGDGINDAPALLEADLGVAIGAGTNVAIESADLVLVKDNPMDVGRALKLGKATNNKMIQNLFWATGYNVIAIPLAAGVAYPLGFVLSPAVGAVFMSLSTVIVSLNAVTLRRVRLN from the coding sequence ATGCAGCATCAACATCATCACGGACACAATCAACATTCTCACGGTAGTCACGGAGGACACGATAAGCATGCGGGACACAGTCCCGAAATGTTCAAAAATCGCTTTTTTATCTGTCTAGTCCTCACCATCCCCGTACTTTACTTTTCTCCTGCCTTTCAGGCTTGGTTTAACTATCAAGCTATTCAGCTTCCAGGCTCGAACTGGATCAACCCCATCTTGGCGACCGTTATTTACTTTTATGGAGGTTGGGTCTTTATTCGAGGTTCGTGGCGGGAAATAAAAGGAAAAATCGGCATGATGACCTTGATTTCTCTAGCCATTACCGTTGCTTTTGTCTATAGTTTGGCAGTAACCATCGGTTTGGAAGGGGAGCCATTTTTCTGGGAATTGGTCACCTTAATCGACATCATGTTACTGGGTCACTGGATTGAAATGGCATCAGTTCAGGGAGCCAGCCGTGCTTTAGAACAATTAGCCAAGCTAATGCCTTCGACAGCGCATCGACTGATAGGCAGTGAGATTGAAGATGTCCCTTTAGAGGAACTTCGAGAAGGAGATCTGATCTTGATTCGTCCTGGGGAGCAAGTTCCCATTGATGGGGTTGTTGTTGAAGGTGCATCAAGTGCTAACGAAGCTTTCCTCACTGGGGAATCTCGCCCGGTGAATAAACGGGAAGGAGATGAGGTTGTGACTGGGGCAGTCAACGGTGAGGGAGCCTTAAAAGCGGAAGTGATTCGGACGGGAGACCAGACTGCCCTCAGTCAGATTATGCGTTTGGTTGAAGAAGCCCAGAATTCGAGAAGTAAGTATCAGGTTCTGGCCGACAAAGCTGCTTATTGGTTAACCTTGATTGCCATTGCTGTAGGAACGTTGACCTTTGTAGTTTGGCTATCAACTGAAGAAGGACTGGTGTTTGCGATTAATCGAACGGTTACCGTATTGGTTATTGCCTGTCCCCATGCCCTTGGATTGGCGATTCCTCTGGTGATTGTCAATGGAACTGCAATCGCTGCTAAAAATGGGATTCTCGTCCGTAACCGCGAAGCTTTCGAGCGAGCTAAAACGATTAAGTATGCTGCTTTCGATAAAACTGGTACTTTGACAGAAGGACGGTTTGGCGTACAGCGAATTTATACCGAAGGCTTAAGCGATGAGCAAGCTTTGGCAATTGCTACAGCATTAGAGTCTCTATCAGAGCATCCTCTAGCTCAAGCAGTTGTGGAAGCAGCCCACCAGCTAAGAGTACAATCACCTACCGTCAATGATTTTAAGGCAGTCCCTGGTATGGGGGTAGAGGGGGTTATCAACGGCAAAACCTACCGAGTTGGACGACCAGAGTGGCCCAAAGATCTAGGTTTCTATTTTTCTTCTGAGCTTGAACGGGGTTTGGCAAAAGCAGAATCCAGGGGTGAAAGCGTCATTGCCTTGATGGATGAAAATCAAACCCTAGCTTTGTTCGCTTTGGCAGATCGGGTACGTGACAGTGCCAGAGAATTAGTTCACAGTTTGGACTCGATTGGCGTCCAGGTAGCAATGATCACAGGGGATGCTAAAGCAGTGGCCCAGGCTGTTGCCACTGACTTGGGTATTAAACGGTTTTACGCCCGAGTTTTGCCCCAGGATAAAGTCCGAATTGTCAAAGAATTAAAGGCTGAAGGAGCCACCGTCTTTACAGGGGATGGGATTAATGATGCTCCTGCATTATTAGAAGCCGATCTGGGAGTTGCCATTGGCGCGGGAACCAATGTAGCCATTGAATCTGCCGATTTGGTTTTAGTCAAGGATAATCCGATGGATGTAGGGCGAGCCTTAAAACTTGGCAAGGCAACCAATAACAAAATGATACAGAATTTGTTCTGGGCAACGGGCTATAACGTTATTGCTATTCCCTTAGCAGCTGGTGTTGCTTATCCTTTGGGCTTTGTGCTTTCCCCCGCAGTAGGAGCTGTATTTATGAGCCTTTCTAC